One segment of Trichlorobacter ammonificans DNA contains the following:
- a CDS encoding HAD family hydrolase, with protein sequence MTARYKAVIYDCDGVILDSIESNYLFYNRIMERLGRPEIDRSCAVSERVLHTYSYLDVIEHFFGNDPQKEEALAIGKTIRYRELMPHMKREEELVETLTALKGRVELAICTNRAASMEMIIEDFGLTGFFGCVMTAGHVQNPKPHPEPLLKVLEHYAIAPREALFVGDSDVDRRAAEAAGIPFIAYKSDLPALARIQRHSQLLPHVFG encoded by the coding sequence ATGACGGCACGCTACAAGGCGGTCATCTACGACTGCGACGGGGTCATCCTGGACTCCATCGAATCCAACTATCTCTTCTACAACCGGATCATGGAGCGGCTGGGCCGGCCGGAGATCGACCGTTCCTGCGCCGTTTCGGAACGGGTGCTGCACACCTACTCCTACCTGGATGTTATCGAGCACTTCTTCGGCAACGACCCGCAGAAGGAGGAAGCCCTGGCCATCGGCAAGACCATCCGCTACCGTGAACTGATGCCTCACATGAAGCGCGAGGAGGAGCTGGTGGAAACCCTGACGGCCCTCAAGGGACGCGTGGAACTGGCCATCTGCACCAACCGCGCCGCCTCCATGGAGATGATCATCGAGGACTTCGGCCTCACCGGCTTCTTCGGCTGCGTCATGACCGCCGGCCATGTGCAGAACCCCAAGCCCCATCCGGAGCCGCTGCTGAAGGTGCTGGAGCACTACGCCATTGCCCCCCGTGAAGCCCTTTTCGTGGGGGACAGCGACGTGGACCGCCGGGCCGCCGAGGCAGCCGGTATCCCGTTCATCGCCTACAAATCCGACCTGCCGGCCCTGGCCCGCATCCAGCGCCACAGCCAGCTGTTGCCCCACGTTTTCGGCTGA
- a CDS encoding YceI family protein, giving the protein MKRLIASLATVAVLSLPTLSQAATWTIDQEHSSIAFKVRHLMVANVKGLFEKFKGTVVIDENDITRSKVEVSIDTASINTNVAKRDEHLRSPDFFDVAKYPAMTFVSTKVVKAGTGKLKVTGDLTLHGVTREVVLDVEGPSKESKDPWGNLRSGATASAKVNRKDFGLNWNKALETGGVVVGDEVTITLEVELIKAK; this is encoded by the coding sequence ATGAAACGACTGATCGCATCCCTCGCCACTGTCGCCGTCCTCTCGCTCCCCACCCTCTCCCAGGCCGCAACCTGGACCATTGATCAGGAACACTCCAGCATCGCCTTCAAAGTGCGCCACCTGATGGTAGCCAACGTCAAGGGACTTTTCGAGAAATTCAAAGGAACCGTGGTGATCGACGAAAACGACATCACCAGATCCAAGGTGGAGGTCAGCATCGACACTGCCTCCATCAACACCAACGTGGCCAAGCGGGACGAGCACCTGCGCAGCCCCGACTTCTTCGACGTAGCCAAATACCCGGCCATGACCTTTGTGTCCACAAAGGTGGTCAAGGCCGGCACCGGCAAGCTGAAAGTGACCGGCGACCTGACCCTGCACGGTGTCACCAGGGAAGTGGTGCTTGATGTGGAAGGACCGTCCAAGGAAAGCAAGGACCCCTGGGGCAACCTGCGCAGCGGCGCCACCGCCAGTGCCAAGGTCAACCGCAAGGACTTCGGCCTGAACTGGAACAAGGCCCTGGAGACCGGCGGGGTTGTGGTGGGGGATGAGGTGACCATCACCCTGGAGGTGGAGCTGATCAAGGCCAAGTAG
- a CDS encoding type II toxin-antitoxin system HigB family toxin, which yields MRIIALKTLRDFWEHHPSARQPLQAWYEDARNARWDSPASIKAVYRNASIVGNNRVVFNIKGNAYRLIVAINYRFGIVYIRFVGSHADYDTVDAATV from the coding sequence ATGCGTATCATTGCCCTGAAAACATTACGCGACTTCTGGGAGCATCATCCCTCTGCCCGCCAGCCATTGCAGGCATGGTATGAAGATGCCCGGAACGCCCGATGGGACTCACCGGCGTCCATCAAAGCCGTCTATCGTAACGCGAGCATTGTCGGCAACAATCGAGTCGTGTTTAACATCAAGGGAAACGCGTACCGCCTCATTGTAGCGATCAACTACCGCTTTGGCATCGTCTACATACGCTTTGTCGGCTCCCACGCCGACTATGATACCGTGGATGCCGCCACGGTGTGA
- a CDS encoding helix-turn-helix domain-containing protein translates to MDIRPIKTDEDYRAALAEIEQLFDAQPDTPEGDRLDVLATLVEAYEQRLFAIPAPDPVEAIRYHMESRGLSRQDLEAALGSRARVSEILNHKRPLSLTMIRNLHNRFGIPAESLIQPCRLAA, encoded by the coding sequence ATGGACATTCGACCGATCAAGACCGATGAAGACTACCGTGCAGCACTGGCAGAGATTGAGCAGTTGTTTGATGCACAGCCGGACACTCCGGAAGGAGACCGGCTGGATGTACTTGCCACGCTGGTCGAAGCCTATGAGCAGCGCCTTTTCGCCATCCCGGCTCCTGATCCGGTGGAAGCCATCCGCTATCATATGGAAAGCCGGGGGCTTTCCCGCCAGGATCTCGAAGCCGCCCTGGGCAGCCGGGCGCGGGTCTCGGAAATCCTGAATCATAAGCGTCCGCTTTCCCTCACCATGATTCGCAATCTGCACAACCGCTTCGGTATTCCGGCAGAGTCGCTGATTCAACCCTGCAGGCTGGCCGCCTGA
- a CDS encoding IS481 family transposase: MTTAEKVSRRKLSLLELAADLSNVSKACKLMGYSRQQFYEIRRNYQTYGSAGLVDRMPGARGPHPNRVDESVEQAILEHCLAHPGHGPLRVANELALKGTQVSSGGVRGVWSRHNLLTKQERMLRLEKSVREQAFELSDEQIRALERFSPEFRERHIETSHTGDLVAVDTFFVGTLKGVGKVYLQSVIDCYSRYAWGKLYTNKLPVTAVHVLNEDVLPFFEEHDARISTILSDNGREFCGRPDNHPYELFLQLEEIEHRTTKVRRPQSNGFVERLHRTLLDEHFRVMGRTKWYESLDEMQTDLDTYLKTYNYDRPHQGRNMLGRTPYTVFIDGLPKNDDSDTEDYKLAA, translated from the coding sequence ATGACCACCGCCGAGAAAGTATCACGAAGAAAGCTCAGTTTGCTAGAGTTGGCCGCCGATCTTTCGAATGTCAGCAAAGCCTGCAAGCTCATGGGTTATTCGCGGCAGCAGTTCTATGAAATCCGTCGAAACTATCAGACCTACGGTTCAGCCGGTCTGGTTGATCGGATGCCCGGAGCCAGAGGCCCGCATCCTAACCGAGTCGATGAATCTGTAGAGCAGGCGATTCTTGAACACTGCCTGGCTCATCCCGGTCATGGCCCGCTACGTGTTGCCAACGAGTTAGCTCTTAAAGGTACCCAGGTTAGCTCAGGAGGCGTTCGCGGAGTCTGGAGCAGGCACAACCTGCTGACCAAACAGGAACGGATGCTGCGACTTGAAAAGAGCGTCCGGGAACAGGCATTCGAACTGTCAGATGAGCAGATCAGGGCCTTGGAACGGTTCAGCCCTGAGTTCAGGGAGCGTCACATCGAAACCAGCCACACCGGCGATCTCGTAGCAGTGGACACCTTCTTTGTCGGCACCCTGAAAGGCGTCGGCAAAGTCTACCTGCAATCGGTCATTGATTGCTACTCACGCTACGCCTGGGGCAAGCTCTACACCAATAAGCTGCCGGTCACTGCTGTGCATGTGCTTAATGAAGACGTACTGCCGTTCTTTGAAGAACATGACGCCCGGATCAGCACCATCCTCTCGGATAATGGCAGGGAGTTCTGCGGCAGGCCGGACAATCATCCCTACGAGCTGTTCCTACAGCTTGAAGAGATCGAGCACCGCACCACCAAGGTCAGACGTCCGCAGAGCAATGGCTTTGTCGAACGGCTGCACAGAACCTTGCTTGACGAACACTTCCGGGTAATGGGCCGCACCAAGTGGTACGAGTCGTTGGACGAGATGCAGACCGATCTGGACACCTATCTCAAGACTTACAACTACGACCGCCCACACCAAGGCAGAAACATGCTTGGCAGGACGCCATACACGGTTTTCATAGACGGCTTGCCAAAGAACGACGATTCAGATACTGAGGACTACAAACTGGCAGCGTAA